The genomic window ACATCCTCATCAACAATGCCGGCATCAACTCCGACAAGACCTTCGTCAAGATGGATCACGCCTCCTGGCGGAAGGTGCTGGCCATCAACCTCGACGGTGTCTTCAACTGCACCAAGGTCTTCATCGATCAGATGCTGCAGCGGGGCTGGGGCCGCGTCGTCAACATCACCTCGGTCATCGGCCAGATCGGCAACTTCGGCCAGGCCAACTACGCCGCCTCCAAGGCGGGAGTGGCGGCCATGACGAAGTCGCTCGCCAAGGAGCTGGCCGCCAAGGGCATCACCATCAACGCGGTGGCCCCGGGCTTCATCGAGACCGAGATGGTGGCGGGCATTCCCGAGAAGGTGCAGCAGAGGCTGCTCGGCCAGATCCCCATGGGCCGCTTCGGCAAGGCGGACGAGGTCTCGCGGGCC from Candidatus Methylomirabilota bacterium includes these protein-coding regions:
- the fabG gene encoding 3-oxoacyl-[acyl-carrier-protein] reductase produces the protein MQLKGRTALVTGASRGIGRAIALSLAQEGADVAVNYVSSEGAAKEVVERIHAMGRKAMLAQADVADYPDTYRMAQDVLKQFGHVDILINNAGINSDKTFVKMDHASWRKVLAINLDGVFNCTKVFIDQMLQRGWGRVVNITSVIGQIGNFGQANYAASKAGVAAMTKSLAKELAAKGITINAVAPGFIETEMVAGIPEKVQQRLLGQIPMGRFGKADEVSRACVYLCSSDGDYITGAELSINGGLFM